The following are encoded together in the Macadamia integrifolia cultivar HAES 741 chromosome 10, SCU_Mint_v3, whole genome shotgun sequence genome:
- the LOC122091754 gene encoding beta-glucosidase 11-like isoform X1, giving the protein MVCCSVFVVVLCVLAQTGSASLSAEIATGDYSRDDFPRPPRFVFGAGTSAYQVEGAAFEDGKTPSVWDTFAHSGRSGENNGDIACDGYHKYKEDVQLMVDTGLEAYRFSISWSRVIPNGRGSVNPKGVHYYNSLINELLSHGIQPYVTLFHYDVPQALEDEYGGWLSRKIVKDFTAYADVCFREFGDRVSYWTTMNEANVLVLGGYDSGTFPPGRCSSPYGLNCTRGNSTTEPYIAAHNILLAHASAARLYKKKYQAKQNGVIGLNILTSGLVPLTNSTEDVRAAQRVHDFIHGWFLDPLVFGDYPETMKKNVGSRLPFFTPYQSKLVKGSCDFFGLNHYSTMHIKDNPVSLKMTQRDFHEDMAVKSSEQGPLPSGQFPIDPAGLQSVLEHLKQVYGNPPVFIHENGQMTNRNASLDAYLNDTSRVEYLEAFIGGLLQAMRNGSDTRGYFVWSFMDLFELFDGLKSSFGLYYVDFNDPDLKRYAKFSAHWYSNFLKGKKDESVPTGSLKESAIFYPVLCLLILNSILWNLHMGSSCWATGNIRNDKVFYGGPLH; this is encoded by the exons atggtgTGTTGTAGTGTGTTCGTAGTGGTGTTATGTGTGTTAGCCCAGACTGGTTCGGCTTCTTTGTCGGCCGAAATTGCCACCGGCGATTATAGCAGAGATGACTTCCCACGCCCACCTCGCTTTGTTTTCGGCGCCGGAACTTCGGCTTATCAG GTTGAAGGGGCAGCATTCGAGGATGGAAAGACTCCTAGCGTCTGGGATACCTTTGCTCACTCTG GAAGATCCGGTGAGAACAATGGGGACATAGCCTGTGACGGGTATCACAAATATAAG GAAGATGTCCAACTCATGGTGGATACAGGCCTAGAAGCCTATCGATTTTCCATCTCATGGTCTAGGGTTATACCGA ATGGAAGAGGATCCGTTAATCCAAAGGGAGTACACTACTATAATAGCCTAATCAATGAGCTGCTTAGCCATG GAATTCAACCATATGTTACACTATTCCATTATGATGTCCCTCAGGCACTTGAAGATGAGTATGGAGGATGGCTTAGCCGAAAGATTGT GAAAGATTTCACAGCATATGCAGATGTGTGCTTCAGAGAATTTGGTGATCGAGTTTCATATTGGACTACCATGAATGAGGCTAATGTGTTAGTTCTCGGAGGGTATGACAGTGGTACATTTCCTCCAGGCCGTTGTTCATCCCCATATGGTCTCAATTGCACAAGAGGCAACTCGACAACAGAACCTTACATTGCCGCACATAATATCTTGCTGGCTCATGCATCAGCTGCAAGATTGTACAAGAAGAAGTATCAG GCCAAGCAAAATGGAGTTATAGGTCTCAATATCTTAACCTCTGGGTTGGTTCCTTTGACAAACTCAACAGAGGATGTGAGAGCAGCCCAAAGGGTCCATGACTTTATTCATGGTTG GTTTCTCGATCCTTTAGTTTTTGGAGATTATCCTGAAACTATGAAGAAAAATGTTGGCTCAAGGCTCCCTTTTTTCACCCCATACCAATCAAAACTAGTGAAAGGCTCATGTGATTTCTTTGGACTGAACCACTATAGTACAATGCATATCAAGGATAATCCGGTCAGTCTCAAAATGACTCAAAGAGATTTCCATGAAGACATGGCAGTAAAGTCAT CTGAGCAGGGTCCTTTACCAAGTGGTCAG TTTCCTATTGATCCTGCTGGTCTGCAAAGTGTGTTAGAGCATCTCAAGCAAGTTTATGGCAATCCACCTGTCTTCATTCATGAAAATG GTCAAATGACAAACCGCAATGCCTCATTGGATGCTTACTTGAATGATACATCCAGAGTGGAATATTTGGAAGCTTTCATTGGGGGACTACTCCAGGCCATGAG AAATGGATCAGATACTAGAGGGTATTTTGTTTGGTCCTTCATGGATTTGTTCGAATTATTTGATGGACTCAAATCCTCCTTTGGCCTCTATTACGTAGACTTTAATGACCcagatttgaagagatatgcTAAGTTCTCTGCACACTGGTACTCCAACTTTctcaaagggaagaaagatgaaTCAGTACCTACAGGATCATTGAAGGAATCTGCAATCTTCTACCCTGTTCTTTGCCTTTTGATATTGAATTCTATTTTATGGAATCTCCATATGGGGAGTAGTTGTTGGGCAACTGGGAACATCAGGAATGACAAGGTTTTTTATGGAGGTCCCCTCCATTAG
- the LOC122091754 gene encoding beta-glucosidase 11-like isoform X2, whose amino-acid sequence MVCCSVFVVVLCVLAQTGSASLSAEIATGDYSRDDFPRPPRFVFGAGTSAYQVEGAAFEDGKTPSVWDTFAHSGRSGENNGDIACDGYHKYKEDVQLMVDTGLEAYRFSISWSRVIPNGRGSVNPKGVHYYNSLINELLSHGIQPYVTLFHYDVPQALEDEYGGWLSRKIVKDFTAYADVCFREFGDRVSYWTTMNEANVLVLGGYDSGTFPPGRCSSPYGLNCTRGNSTTEPYIAAHNILLAHASAARLYKKKYQAKQNGVIGLNILTSGLVPLTNSTEDVRAAQRVHDFIHVFGDYPETMKKNVGSRLPFFTPYQSKLVKGSCDFFGLNHYSTMHIKDNPVSLKMTQRDFHEDMAVKSSEQGPLPSGQFPIDPAGLQSVLEHLKQVYGNPPVFIHENGQMTNRNASLDAYLNDTSRVEYLEAFIGGLLQAMRNGSDTRGYFVWSFMDLFELFDGLKSSFGLYYVDFNDPDLKRYAKFSAHWYSNFLKGKKDESVPTGSLKESAIFYPVLCLLILNSILWNLHMGSSCWATGNIRNDKVFYGGPLH is encoded by the exons atggtgTGTTGTAGTGTGTTCGTAGTGGTGTTATGTGTGTTAGCCCAGACTGGTTCGGCTTCTTTGTCGGCCGAAATTGCCACCGGCGATTATAGCAGAGATGACTTCCCACGCCCACCTCGCTTTGTTTTCGGCGCCGGAACTTCGGCTTATCAG GTTGAAGGGGCAGCATTCGAGGATGGAAAGACTCCTAGCGTCTGGGATACCTTTGCTCACTCTG GAAGATCCGGTGAGAACAATGGGGACATAGCCTGTGACGGGTATCACAAATATAAG GAAGATGTCCAACTCATGGTGGATACAGGCCTAGAAGCCTATCGATTTTCCATCTCATGGTCTAGGGTTATACCGA ATGGAAGAGGATCCGTTAATCCAAAGGGAGTACACTACTATAATAGCCTAATCAATGAGCTGCTTAGCCATG GAATTCAACCATATGTTACACTATTCCATTATGATGTCCCTCAGGCACTTGAAGATGAGTATGGAGGATGGCTTAGCCGAAAGATTGT GAAAGATTTCACAGCATATGCAGATGTGTGCTTCAGAGAATTTGGTGATCGAGTTTCATATTGGACTACCATGAATGAGGCTAATGTGTTAGTTCTCGGAGGGTATGACAGTGGTACATTTCCTCCAGGCCGTTGTTCATCCCCATATGGTCTCAATTGCACAAGAGGCAACTCGACAACAGAACCTTACATTGCCGCACATAATATCTTGCTGGCTCATGCATCAGCTGCAAGATTGTACAAGAAGAAGTATCAG GCCAAGCAAAATGGAGTTATAGGTCTCAATATCTTAACCTCTGGGTTGGTTCCTTTGACAAACTCAACAGAGGATGTGAGAGCAGCCCAAAGGGTCCATGACTTTATTCATG TTTTTGGAGATTATCCTGAAACTATGAAGAAAAATGTTGGCTCAAGGCTCCCTTTTTTCACCCCATACCAATCAAAACTAGTGAAAGGCTCATGTGATTTCTTTGGACTGAACCACTATAGTACAATGCATATCAAGGATAATCCGGTCAGTCTCAAAATGACTCAAAGAGATTTCCATGAAGACATGGCAGTAAAGTCAT CTGAGCAGGGTCCTTTACCAAGTGGTCAG TTTCCTATTGATCCTGCTGGTCTGCAAAGTGTGTTAGAGCATCTCAAGCAAGTTTATGGCAATCCACCTGTCTTCATTCATGAAAATG GTCAAATGACAAACCGCAATGCCTCATTGGATGCTTACTTGAATGATACATCCAGAGTGGAATATTTGGAAGCTTTCATTGGGGGACTACTCCAGGCCATGAG AAATGGATCAGATACTAGAGGGTATTTTGTTTGGTCCTTCATGGATTTGTTCGAATTATTTGATGGACTCAAATCCTCCTTTGGCCTCTATTACGTAGACTTTAATGACCcagatttgaagagatatgcTAAGTTCTCTGCACACTGGTACTCCAACTTTctcaaagggaagaaagatgaaTCAGTACCTACAGGATCATTGAAGGAATCTGCAATCTTCTACCCTGTTCTTTGCCTTTTGATATTGAATTCTATTTTATGGAATCTCCATATGGGGAGTAGTTGTTGGGCAACTGGGAACATCAGGAATGACAAGGTTTTTTATGGAGGTCCCCTCCATTAG
- the LOC122091754 gene encoding beta-glucosidase 11-like isoform X3 yields the protein MVDTGLEAYRFSISWSRVIPNGRGSVNPKGVHYYNSLINELLSHGIQPYVTLFHYDVPQALEDEYGGWLSRKIVKDFTAYADVCFREFGDRVSYWTTMNEANVLVLGGYDSGTFPPGRCSSPYGLNCTRGNSTTEPYIAAHNILLAHASAARLYKKKYQAKQNGVIGLNILTSGLVPLTNSTEDVRAAQRVHDFIHGWFLDPLVFGDYPETMKKNVGSRLPFFTPYQSKLVKGSCDFFGLNHYSTMHIKDNPVSLKMTQRDFHEDMAVKSSEQGPLPSGQFPIDPAGLQSVLEHLKQVYGNPPVFIHENGQMTNRNASLDAYLNDTSRVEYLEAFIGGLLQAMRNGSDTRGYFVWSFMDLFELFDGLKSSFGLYYVDFNDPDLKRYAKFSAHWYSNFLKGKKDESVPTGSLKESAIFYPVLCLLILNSILWNLHMGSSCWATGNIRNDKVFYGGPLH from the exons ATGGTGGATACAGGCCTAGAAGCCTATCGATTTTCCATCTCATGGTCTAGGGTTATACCGA ATGGAAGAGGATCCGTTAATCCAAAGGGAGTACACTACTATAATAGCCTAATCAATGAGCTGCTTAGCCATG GAATTCAACCATATGTTACACTATTCCATTATGATGTCCCTCAGGCACTTGAAGATGAGTATGGAGGATGGCTTAGCCGAAAGATTGT GAAAGATTTCACAGCATATGCAGATGTGTGCTTCAGAGAATTTGGTGATCGAGTTTCATATTGGACTACCATGAATGAGGCTAATGTGTTAGTTCTCGGAGGGTATGACAGTGGTACATTTCCTCCAGGCCGTTGTTCATCCCCATATGGTCTCAATTGCACAAGAGGCAACTCGACAACAGAACCTTACATTGCCGCACATAATATCTTGCTGGCTCATGCATCAGCTGCAAGATTGTACAAGAAGAAGTATCAG GCCAAGCAAAATGGAGTTATAGGTCTCAATATCTTAACCTCTGGGTTGGTTCCTTTGACAAACTCAACAGAGGATGTGAGAGCAGCCCAAAGGGTCCATGACTTTATTCATGGTTG GTTTCTCGATCCTTTAGTTTTTGGAGATTATCCTGAAACTATGAAGAAAAATGTTGGCTCAAGGCTCCCTTTTTTCACCCCATACCAATCAAAACTAGTGAAAGGCTCATGTGATTTCTTTGGACTGAACCACTATAGTACAATGCATATCAAGGATAATCCGGTCAGTCTCAAAATGACTCAAAGAGATTTCCATGAAGACATGGCAGTAAAGTCAT CTGAGCAGGGTCCTTTACCAAGTGGTCAG TTTCCTATTGATCCTGCTGGTCTGCAAAGTGTGTTAGAGCATCTCAAGCAAGTTTATGGCAATCCACCTGTCTTCATTCATGAAAATG GTCAAATGACAAACCGCAATGCCTCATTGGATGCTTACTTGAATGATACATCCAGAGTGGAATATTTGGAAGCTTTCATTGGGGGACTACTCCAGGCCATGAG AAATGGATCAGATACTAGAGGGTATTTTGTTTGGTCCTTCATGGATTTGTTCGAATTATTTGATGGACTCAAATCCTCCTTTGGCCTCTATTACGTAGACTTTAATGACCcagatttgaagagatatgcTAAGTTCTCTGCACACTGGTACTCCAACTTTctcaaagggaagaaagatgaaTCAGTACCTACAGGATCATTGAAGGAATCTGCAATCTTCTACCCTGTTCTTTGCCTTTTGATATTGAATTCTATTTTATGGAATCTCCATATGGGGAGTAGTTGTTGGGCAACTGGGAACATCAGGAATGACAAGGTTTTTTATGGAGGTCCCCTCCATTAG